In Chitinophagales bacterium, one genomic interval encodes:
- a CDS encoding Na/Pi cotransporter family protein produces the protein MEIFWTILRIVGALGFFMYGMKVMSEGIQNAAGDTMRKALRTMTQNRVLGVLVGFVITALLQSSSATTVMTVSFVNAGLLTLVESAGVMMGANIGTTITGWLVNIVGKFKIATIALPIIGIGFPMLFSNKGNWKFWGQFLIGFALLFMGLSELKDSVPELGPDSPLVQFFTKFSNYGILTSIIFVALGALITVIMQSSSASMTLTLALVMAGVIPFNVGAAMILGENIGTTITAELASLVANVNAKRSARIHSLFNIIGVSWMILAMPLFLKYIIPGATKFAGNLIGLEIGDGNPFDDPHAASLGLAVFHTVFNASNVLLLLPFVPWLVRIAEKSVKSEDDDAEEFKLKYISSGFLNAPSLALENAKKEIEMFSTLVYKMDSNINSLFFEKQKNPEKLLKKIKNREEITDSIDLEISDYLTKVSESDLTKANTTEIRGMLSTSNDLERIADIIYEMSKNYERLKRENVELPPNAKEELKELMEYTSEAIGLVKNHIEGKKDKFNLEQIINTERKINKLRKKIFTQHFVRLESGVYSARAGVIFIDFVNRAERIGDHCMNVHEALYNKNDLFEAYDNDKKEEVKKQ, from the coding sequence ATGAGAAAAGCTCTACGTACTATGACTCAAAACAGAGTTTTAGGAGTATTGGTAGGGTTTGTTATTACGGCACTTTTGCAATCGTCTTCTGCCACCACAGTTATGACAGTTAGTTTTGTAAATGCCGGGTTGTTAACTTTGGTAGAATCGGCAGGAGTAATGATGGGAGCTAATATTGGTACAACTATTACGGGTTGGCTGGTAAATATTGTAGGAAAATTTAAAATAGCCACTATTGCTCTGCCTATTATAGGTATTGGTTTCCCCATGTTATTTTCTAATAAAGGCAATTGGAAATTTTGGGGGCAGTTTTTAATAGGATTTGCCTTACTTTTTATGGGTTTAAGCGAGCTAAAAGATTCAGTTCCGGAATTGGGTCCAGATTCTCCTTTAGTACAATTTTTTACTAAATTTTCTAACTACGGCATTTTAACTTCTATAATTTTTGTGGCATTAGGAGCATTAATTACCGTTATTATGCAGTCTTCAAGTGCATCAATGACGCTTACTTTAGCACTGGTAATGGCAGGAGTAATTCCTTTTAATGTAGGTGCCGCCATGATTTTAGGCGAAAATATAGGTACAACAATTACAGCGGAATTGGCTTCTTTAGTGGCTAATGTAAATGCCAAGCGTTCAGCAAGAATCCACTCTCTATTTAATATAATAGGGGTCTCTTGGATGATTTTGGCAATGCCTTTATTCTTAAAATATATTATTCCCGGAGCTACAAAATTTGCAGGTAATTTAATAGGATTAGAAATAGGCGATGGAAACCCTTTTGATGACCCTCATGCGGCATCGCTTGGATTGGCAGTATTCCATACAGTTTTTAACGCCAGCAATGTATTGTTGCTGTTGCCTTTTGTGCCGTGGTTGGTTCGCATAGCCGAAAAATCTGTTAAATCGGAAGATGATGATGCAGAAGAATTTAAACTAAAATATATTTCAAGCGGATTTTTAAACGCTCCTTCTTTAGCTTTAGAAAATGCTAAAAAAGAAATAGAAATGTTTTCTACGCTTGTTTATAAAATGGATAGCAATATCAATTCTTTATTTTTTGAAAAGCAGAAAAATCCAGAAAAATTATTGAAGAAAATTAAAAATAGAGAGGAAATAACCGATAGTATAGATTTAGAAATTTCTGATTACTTAACTAAGGTTTCTGAAAGCGATTTAACCAAAGCTAATACTACAGAAATAAGAGGAATGCTTAGCACTTCTAATGATTTAGAACGTATAGCTGATATTATTTATGAGATGAGCAAAAACTACGAACGTTTAAAACGTGAAAACGTAGAACTGCCACCTAATGCTAAAGAAGAACTTAAAGAGCTAATGGAATACACTTCTGAAGCTATTGGGCTGGTAAAAAACCACATAGAGGGCAAAAAAGACAAGTTTAACTTAGAGCAAATTATTAATACCGAAAGGAAGATTAATAAGTTGAGAAAGAAAATTTTTACCCAGCATTTTGTTCGTTTAGAAAGTGGTGTGTATTCTGCAAGAGCGGGAGTTATTTTTATAGATTTTGTAAACAGAGCAGAAAGAATAGGCGACCACTGTATGAATGTTCATGAAGCTTTGTACAATAAAAATGACTTGTTTGAAGCTTACGATAATGATAAGAAAGAAGAGGTTAAGAAACAGTAA